A window from uncultured Desulfobacter sp. encodes these proteins:
- the fliD gene encoding flagellar filament capping protein FliD encodes MATGTITSLGLGSDLDLQSLLDTQREADETIAGMALDDIEELQAKEEALSSVQSQLLSMKSSALNLSLSSTYLYRNVTSSNEDVATATVLDGTATGSHTVTTTRLASASSYKSDGFASESATVYVPTTQQSSDTYIDGTDMVLEEGQTLTINYGNEDSPQTFTITGTAGGMSVDELLSAINDDADISQYVTASTYADEDGMHIQIESATGETGEDGRVDIVGSEGVSSFTAPKEELSFTVGDGEVFTLSVPAETSLKNLATRINDAEDNPGVTATVIYTGTGDNPYQLVLKADTTGEDNRINIISQPDGLGLKEENGKGYTMTGENAISFETAVTIDGTNNAIAFEEVNEDGEAVSLSAEIKAGDYGTAEELAKAVEKALENASKVNGNDSDYQVEIDPDTGLMSVSQAGTLESVTINWEDAGSTAAATLGFTNNQTITPMDASLNAMLTVDGNTYQRQENKGIDDIIEGVSLKLYSTGASTFTVENDTEDIVAELTSLVETYNALMAEIDENDDYSEDEESWGPLAQSSTVRTLKQTMQDLFTTTVDTNSAITSLLDLGIEINRDGTMTLDEDALNEVLSSSYDDIVALLKGTDDVEGLGDTLNDSFGSYALSGGYLQDEIDTLEDKVTRLGDDYQEDMVRIEKKYERMAAEYTALDSYLSEIANTQSYIDTMMSSTNKD; translated from the coding sequence ATGGCAACCGGCACCATCACCTCACTTGGACTTGGGTCCGACCTTGATCTTCAAAGTCTGTTAGACACCCAGCGGGAAGCCGATGAAACCATTGCAGGAATGGCGCTGGATGATATTGAAGAACTGCAGGCCAAAGAAGAAGCGCTCTCTTCGGTCCAAAGCCAGCTTTTGTCCATGAAATCCAGTGCGTTGAATCTCTCTTTATCTTCCACATACCTGTATCGAAACGTAACTTCATCCAATGAAGATGTAGCCACTGCAACAGTCCTTGACGGAACAGCCACCGGGAGCCACACCGTGACCACGACCCGGCTTGCGTCTGCCAGTTCATACAAGTCAGATGGCTTTGCTTCCGAATCAGCCACTGTCTATGTGCCTACCACCCAGCAATCCAGCGACACTTACATTGACGGGACGGATATGGTGCTTGAAGAGGGTCAGACACTGACGATCAATTACGGAAACGAAGATAGCCCGCAGACATTCACCATCACCGGCACCGCAGGCGGCATGAGCGTTGATGAACTGCTTTCCGCCATCAATGATGATGCAGACATAAGTCAATATGTAACCGCGTCTACCTACGCAGATGAAGACGGTATGCATATTCAAATAGAGTCCGCCACCGGTGAAACAGGAGAAGATGGCCGTGTGGATATAGTAGGTTCGGAAGGGGTTAGCTCGTTTACGGCACCCAAAGAAGAACTCTCTTTCACTGTGGGTGATGGTGAGGTTTTTACCCTCTCGGTACCGGCTGAAACCTCCCTCAAAAACTTAGCAACGCGCATTAATGATGCCGAAGATAATCCAGGTGTTACGGCAACGGTTATTTACACCGGCACAGGGGATAACCCATATCAGCTGGTTCTCAAAGCAGATACCACCGGAGAAGACAACAGAATTAACATCATCAGCCAGCCTGACGGGTTAGGGTTAAAAGAAGAAAATGGTAAAGGGTACACGATGACCGGGGAGAACGCCATCTCCTTTGAAACGGCGGTAACCATTGACGGTACAAACAATGCCATTGCATTCGAAGAGGTGAATGAAGACGGAGAAGCTGTGTCTTTAAGCGCAGAAATTAAAGCAGGCGATTACGGAACAGCTGAAGAGCTTGCCAAAGCAGTCGAAAAAGCATTGGAAAATGCATCCAAAGTGAACGGAAATGATTCGGATTACCAGGTAGAAATTGACCCAGATACAGGTTTAATGTCCGTTTCCCAGGCCGGGACCCTTGAAAGTGTGACCATAAACTGGGAAGATGCGGGCAGTACGGCAGCCGCCACTCTGGGATTCACCAACAATCAAACCATAACACCAATGGACGCCTCGCTCAATGCCATGCTTACTGTTGACGGCAACACCTACCAGCGCCAGGAAAACAAAGGTATTGATGACATTATAGAAGGTGTATCATTAAAACTCTATTCCACAGGCGCATCTACATTTACCGTAGAAAATGATACCGAAGACATTGTGGCGGAATTAACGTCACTTGTAGAGACCTACAATGCGCTTATGGCTGAAATTGATGAAAACGATGATTACAGCGAAGACGAAGAATCCTGGGGTCCCCTGGCCCAGAGCTCCACGGTTAGAACCTTGAAGCAGACCATGCAGGATCTGTTCACCACCACTGTGGATACAAACAGTGCCATCACCTCCCTGCTGGACCTGGGCATTGAAATCAATAGAGACGGCACCATGACCCTGGACGAAGATGCACTGAATGAAGTTTTAAGCAGCAGTTATGATGACATCGTTGCTCTGCTTAAGGGCACCGATGATGTTGAGGGATTAGGCGATACCCTCAACGACTCCTTTGGCAGCTATGCCTTGTCCGGCGGCTATCTTCAAGACGAAATTGATACCCTTGAAGATAAGGTGACCCGACTTGGAGATGATTATCAAGAGGATATGGTGCGCATTGAAAAAAAATACGAACGGATGGCAGCCGAATACACGGCACTGGACTCATATCTTTCAGAAATTGCCAATACACAAAGCTACATCGATACAATGATGTCGTCCACAAATAAAGACTAA
- the qrcB gene encoding menaquinone reductase molybdopterin-binding-like subunit QrcB, with translation MKIDRRSFLGLGLGAAAGIALSPVGVKLTDDSSIWTQNWPWTPVPKDGEITYDHSVCSLCPGACGISVRKINGRPVKIEGLDDYPINNGGACLHGIAGLQYLYDPARVQTPLKKNGDKFEKISWDEAISLVAAKLGEIREAGSPESLGLITGAENGSMAKLFDRFMEAFGTPNTYKMPSLESNLVMTAEALHSADRSLGFDLDHSDFILSFGAAIIEGWGSPVACIQANASRHERKAQLVQVDYRLSNTACVADKIIAVKPGTEADLALGLCGVLLEKTEVAKKILLGDVNKLAFAAMLKKEYTLDKVEAITGVKAGDIEALAMAFINAKAPVAVPGKGRGDVGQSLREFAAVQALNALAGRLNKVGGAFVMWPAGYLSFPENVMDDAAEQGAGKEKLAGSVNELVDKLSADGGLSALFIYNANPCYALNDTEKVKAAMDKVDFKVNFSSFMDETALRSDVILPASIFLERLEDVVSGAGLAKTVVGLCRPMVAPIFDTKHPGDALILLAQAMGDSMAESFAWDSYDACLEAVAEKVWESLSEDGYVLIDDKPPVGTPTTDFTFLASAPKVEAPVEEGDLTLVPVDKMRLAAGSMISSPFAIKTVSDTVLSGKYSVVEINPATAGALKDGDIAVLKTAAGTAKVKIGYNEGIMPGVIGMPRGLGHAFNNPYVAGKGANVNDLIGPVIEPGSGLDAAFGIKAKLSKA, from the coding sequence ATGAAAATTGACAGACGAAGCTTCTTGGGATTGGGACTTGGCGCGGCAGCCGGCATTGCGCTTTCCCCTGTGGGTGTCAAGCTGACAGATGATTCTTCCATCTGGACCCAGAATTGGCCCTGGACCCCTGTTCCTAAAGACGGCGAAATAACCTATGACCATTCCGTATGCAGCCTGTGTCCAGGTGCCTGCGGCATCAGCGTCAGAAAAATAAACGGACGGCCTGTTAAGATTGAAGGCCTTGACGATTATCCGATCAATAACGGCGGTGCCTGCCTTCACGGTATTGCCGGACTGCAGTATCTTTATGATCCTGCCAGAGTACAGACTCCCTTAAAGAAAAACGGGGATAAATTTGAAAAGATCTCCTGGGATGAGGCCATCTCGCTTGTGGCTGCAAAATTGGGTGAAATCCGTGAAGCGGGTTCCCCTGAATCCCTTGGGTTGATCACCGGTGCCGAGAATGGCTCCATGGCCAAACTTTTTGACCGTTTTATGGAAGCCTTTGGTACGCCCAATACCTATAAAATGCCGAGCCTTGAATCCAATCTGGTAATGACGGCAGAGGCACTTCACAGTGCAGACCGCAGCCTTGGTTTCGATCTTGACCACTCCGACTTTATCTTAAGTTTCGGCGCGGCAATTATTGAGGGCTGGGGATCTCCTGTGGCCTGTATCCAGGCCAACGCCTCAAGGCATGAACGTAAAGCCCAACTTGTACAGGTTGATTACAGACTGTCCAATACGGCCTGTGTTGCTGATAAGATCATCGCCGTGAAACCGGGTACTGAAGCAGACCTGGCCCTGGGCCTTTGTGGGGTGCTGCTTGAAAAGACCGAGGTCGCCAAAAAAATCCTCCTGGGGGATGTAAACAAGCTGGCCTTCGCTGCGATGCTGAAAAAAGAGTATACGCTGGACAAGGTAGAGGCGATTACCGGCGTTAAGGCTGGGGATATTGAAGCCCTTGCCATGGCCTTTATTAACGCCAAGGCACCTGTGGCCGTGCCCGGAAAGGGCAGAGGCGACGTGGGTCAAAGTCTTCGTGAATTTGCTGCTGTCCAGGCTCTTAATGCATTGGCAGGCCGCCTGAATAAAGTCGGCGGTGCCTTTGTCATGTGGCCGGCAGGTTATTTAAGCTTTCCTGAAAATGTCATGGATGATGCCGCTGAACAGGGCGCAGGCAAGGAAAAACTTGCCGGTTCCGTGAATGAACTGGTTGATAAGCTTAGCGCAGACGGCGGCCTTTCCGCCTTGTTTATTTACAATGCCAATCCCTGCTACGCACTGAACGACACTGAAAAAGTCAAGGCTGCCATGGACAAAGTTGATTTCAAAGTCAACTTTAGTTCTTTCATGGATGAAACGGCGCTCAGATCAGATGTGATCCTGCCGGCCTCCATTTTTCTTGAACGCCTTGAAGATGTTGTTTCCGGTGCCGGGCTTGCCAAAACAGTCGTCGGCCTGTGCCGGCCGATGGTTGCCCCCATCTTTGACACCAAGCACCCCGGCGATGCACTGATTCTGCTGGCCCAGGCCATGGGTGACAGCATGGCGGAAAGTTTTGCTTGGGATTCCTATGATGCCTGCCTTGAAGCCGTTGCGGAAAAAGTTTGGGAGTCCTTGTCCGAGGATGGGTATGTCCTGATTGATGACAAACCGCCTGTGGGAACACCGACAACGGATTTCACCTTCCTTGCTTCTGCGCCTAAGGTTGAGGCCCCGGTGGAAGAAGGCGATTTAACCCTGGTTCCTGTCGATAAGATGCGGCTTGCTGCGGGGTCGATGATCTCTTCTCCCTTTGCCATCAAAACTGTTTCCGACACTGTACTTTCAGGAAAATACAGTGTTGTTGAAATTAATCCGGCCACTGCAGGCGCCTTAAAAGACGGTGATATTGCCGTTCTTAAAACCGCCGCGGGGACGGCAAAGGTGAAAATCGGCTATAATGAAGGAATCATGCCCGGCGTGATCGGTATGCCAAGGGGGCTTGGACATGCCTTCAACAATCCTTACGTGGCCGGTAAAGGTGCCAATGTCAATGATCTGATCGGCCCGGTCATCGAGCCTGGTTCAGGACTGGATGCTGCTTTTGGAATTAAAGCTAAACTTTCCAAGGCGTAA
- the qrcD gene encoding menaquinone reductase integral membrane subunit QrcD — translation MDDALIPEGAKRCPFPVFMIGILIVGAVLLWGVYAMFLCWFKGLNQTNMNDYYGFALWIWADLAVIAVGGGAFFTGLLKYIFKVDELKNIINFAVIIGFICYSSALLILAIDIGQPLRGWFIFWHANVHSMLTEVAYCLSCYFAVLTIEFIPNILENRQAYKVPFFHHLAHNMHEVMAIFAATGAFLSFFHQGSLGGVAGVMFGRPFAYREGLLIWPWTFFLFTWSAAAFGPCFTLLVTKITEMITGKKLVSDKTVNLLAKISGWMITTYIIAKIIDTVYWAFVTAPSMGFKLSHFYSNNGFYGYWILITEVVLCGVVPGLLLLNKSTRENPTTRTVAIILGVIGVCLNRWVMVLQIMAVPVMSFDSWALYIPSWQEVATTILPVAYGIILIAVAYRYLPVFPQELELNESADTAAQN, via the coding sequence ATGGATGATGCATTAATACCCGAAGGCGCCAAGCGGTGTCCATTCCCAGTATTCATGATTGGGATCCTCATCGTGGGTGCTGTTCTGCTCTGGGGCGTTTATGCCATGTTTCTGTGCTGGTTTAAAGGCCTGAACCAGACCAACATGAACGACTACTACGGATTTGCCCTGTGGATCTGGGCTGACCTGGCAGTCATTGCTGTTGGTGGCGGCGCGTTTTTTACCGGTCTGTTAAAATACATTTTCAAGGTTGATGAGTTGAAAAATATCATCAACTTTGCCGTGATCATCGGGTTTATCTGCTACAGCTCAGCCCTGTTGATCCTTGCCATTGATATTGGACAGCCGTTGCGCGGCTGGTTTATTTTCTGGCACGCCAATGTGCATTCCATGCTCACAGAGGTGGCCTATTGTCTGTCCTGCTATTTTGCGGTACTGACCATTGAATTTATTCCCAATATCCTGGAAAACCGCCAGGCCTACAAGGTGCCGTTTTTCCACCATCTGGCCCATAACATGCACGAGGTGATGGCCATTTTTGCTGCCACCGGTGCTTTCTTGAGTTTTTTCCACCAGGGCTCTTTGGGCGGTGTGGCCGGCGTTATGTTCGGCCGTCCGTTTGCCTACCGTGAAGGGCTTTTGATCTGGCCCTGGACCTTTTTCCTGTTTACCTGGTCTGCTGCCGCTTTCGGCCCCTGCTTTACGTTGCTGGTGACCAAGATTACAGAAATGATCACCGGTAAAAAGCTGGTTAGCGATAAGACCGTTAATCTGCTGGCAAAAATTTCCGGGTGGATGATTACCACGTATATCATCGCCAAGATTATTGATACCGTTTACTGGGCATTTGTTACTGCCCCCTCCATGGGATTTAAACTGAGCCATTTCTACAGCAATAACGGATTCTACGGATACTGGATTTTGATCACTGAAGTGGTTCTGTGCGGTGTTGTACCGGGGCTGCTCCTGCTGAATAAAAGCACCCGTGAAAATCCGACCACCCGTACCGTAGCCATTATCCTGGGCGTTATCGGTGTGTGTTTAAATCGGTGGGTTATGGTACTTCAGATCATGGCTGTGCCTGTGATGTCTTTTGACTCCTGGGCATTGTATATCCCTAGCTGGCAGGAAGTGGCGACCACCATTTTGCCTGTTGCCTATGGAATTATCCTGATCGCCGTTGCGTATCGGTATCTGCCGGTATTTCCCCAGGAACTGGAACTTAATGAATCTGCCGATACGGCAGCTCAAAACTAA
- the qrcC gene encoding menaquinone reductase iron-sulfur cluster-binding subunit QrcC produces the protein MIENKEAHKFGMVIDLDKCTGCGACMVSCMSENNVPFKEDETNKKDSITWMRVYKLTNGKSFPETEVAYLPRPCQHCSGIGGHGHSPCVSVCPATATDYGYDTGIVSQIYTRCFGCRYCMGACPYHARYFNWWDPKWPEGMENYLSPNVSPRMRGVVEKCSFCYHRYQLAREKAIVEDRDIEEMEYQTACTTACPAGAIVFGDLNNPAHKVHQIVKPDPHPDPMNHKVVDKSRNPKVFRLLERLGTNTKVYYMSEREWVRKAGDNYLKGEWENVKTHHGASSSHG, from the coding sequence ATGATAGAAAATAAAGAAGCCCATAAGTTCGGAATGGTTATCGATCTGGACAAATGCACGGGATGCGGTGCCTGTATGGTCTCGTGCATGTCTGAGAATAACGTTCCGTTTAAGGAGGATGAAACCAACAAAAAGGACAGTATCACCTGGATGCGGGTGTACAAACTGACCAATGGTAAATCCTTTCCTGAAACTGAAGTCGCTTATCTGCCCCGTCCCTGCCAGCACTGCTCCGGCATTGGGGGCCATGGTCATTCACCCTGCGTATCCGTATGCCCGGCAACCGCAACCGACTACGGCTACGATACCGGTATTGTCAGCCAGATTTATACCCGCTGCTTTGGCTGCCGGTACTGCATGGGAGCATGCCCGTACCATGCCAGATACTTTAACTGGTGGGATCCCAAATGGCCCGAGGGTATGGAAAATTACCTGAGCCCCAATGTCTCTCCGCGTATGCGCGGTGTGGTCGAAAAGTGCTCCTTTTGTTATCACAGGTATCAGCTGGCCCGGGAAAAGGCCATTGTCGAAGACCGTGATATAGAAGAGATGGAATATCAGACCGCATGTACCACCGCTTGCCCGGCCGGTGCCATTGTGTTTGGTGACCTGAACAATCCTGCTCACAAGGTCCATCAGATTGTTAAGCCCGATCCCCATCCAGACCCCATGAATCACAAGGTTGTGGATAAATCCAGGAACCCGAAAGTTTTCAGACTGCTCGAGCGTCTTGGCACCAACACCAAGGTATATTACATGTCTGAGCGGGAATGGGTCAGAAAGGCCGGGGACAACTACCTTAAAGGCGAGTGGGAAAATGTTAAAACCCATCATGGGGCGTCTTCATCCCATGGTTAA